One Primulina huaijiensis isolate GDHJ02 unplaced genomic scaffold, ASM1229523v2 scaffold38877, whole genome shotgun sequence genomic window, tcattgaaagtctgggaagtaaattcaccagcattatcaagtctaattttcttgattgtataatcgggaaattgattcctcaattttattatttgagcaagtaatcttgcaaatgcaacatttcgagttgacaataaacatacatgtgaccatctgctggaggcatcaatcaataccataaagtatctgaatggtccacatggtggatggattggtccacaaatatcaccctgaatacgttcaagaaacattggtgattcagtttggattttggctggtgatggtcttataataagttttccaagagaacatgctttacattgaaacttattattctgaaagatcttctggtctttcaatggatgaccatgtgtattttctataattcttcgcatcattgttgaaccaggatgtcctaatcgatcatgccaattggttaatattgaagaattatcaattaccatgtttgattcaatgggacgtatatgtgtataatgcaatccagtagggagcattggtagtttttcaatcacatatttctttcctgatttatatgtggtaagacacatatatttctcattcccttcattcattgtttgagtatcatacccatgggaatatatatcattaaaactcaacaaatttcttttcgattgtggtgaatataaagcatcattgatcaaaaattttgtaccattaggtaacaaaaattgtgctttaccacatcctttaatcaagtctacaggacctgatattgtattcaccgttgtttttgttggttttagttccaagaaatatcttttatctcggaggatagtgtgcgttgtaccactatcaggtatgcaaacttcagcttggttcgtagcattttccatatttgaacttcaaaaaaatatgcaatgaaataaaattattgacaataaaatacaatacaatataacacactataaaacattatcatacgaatacataaaaaataaaatattttacatatttattccaccatcaaattgatcattatctgagaaatcaatcagaaaatctccagcatcaaaatgagttgaaccactcaaaggttcactgtgttcagtaaagttggtctccttttctttcccctttattgattctttataaagtttacaaaggtgctcaggggctcgacaaatacgggaccaatgtcctggagtaccacatctgaaacaagaactttcaaatctttttgagtgattctcattaacactcatattctcttgatgccttttcggtgggtggtttgggacgttcttttgagatgagttatagaaataactatctcgattattttcaaaaccacggccgcgtccacgaccacgaccacttccacgtccacgtccacgtccacgaccacgaccacgacctcgattttgtcctcgaccaaaatcttgtctgtaactttgattttggtttccaggtttaaattcatttttgcttacagcatttacttctggaaatgctgttgatccagtgggtcgggactgatgatttctcattaatagctcgttgttcttttccgccacaagaagacaggcgatgagttcagaatatctcgcaaatccacgcactctatattgttgctgtagtgttatatttgatgcgtgaaacgtggaaaatgttttttcaagcatttccgattctgtaacctcatgtccacaaaattttaactgcgagattattctatacatcgctgaattgtaatcactgacttttttaaagtcttggaatcttaacatattccattcatcacgggcggtcggaagtataacttcccttatatgttcaaatctctcttttaatcctttccacagagccatgggatctttttcgatgagatattcacattttaaaccttcatcaaggtgtcgtcgtaaaaatattatagcttttgctttttcttgtgatgaagatataccattttctttaatggtctcgcttagacccaatgactcaagatgcatttctacatcaagagtccatggcatatagtttttcccagtaatatcaagagcgatgaattcgagctttgccaagtttgccatggtggtactaaaaattacgatgcattttattagttaatgaatattgcaatacaaagtaatggataaacaacaagtacaagtattcgtaaaaataaagaaaacacacgaggaggatattctccgataaatacaagactggtgagtatgataaccaaaataattaaaaataacctcgtgaaagccatcttctttttttcttcgaaaatttgatgaagaataatttttagagaagaagagaaagttggagtgattgaatgtatttgtgagattgtatttatagagcaaaaactagccgttttgttaccgtttattaccgttggtgtataagaaaataaatgtatgtatttgtataattttatggtaataatatggtgtatataatattagtcatatttaaataattatgtatatcatatcacattattataattaggtgtcataagttattttgtttaaaaaaccttataggcttttatacttgtcgtatcccttaccgggagtgtgggatgtcgtcttaacatcctcccaggatttataacaagtttttgaaaaaattatttttattatttctaacaataacattatattatatattacatatataaacaataaataaataacagtaaaataaatattattacttttgttacctttttcttctgttcggagcttggaaaaatatggaggacttttagagcttcgtgctgataacgtgttgtgaaaaagtaaaaatttacggtaaaaaagtaaaaatctcaaactctcaaaattatcacactacacactttataatatttttctctcaactcaattgtgattttcttcacaaatgagagatctatttatagaaaatttttacaaataatccaaaaataaaatacatcattacctacatcatcacatactaattttcaatattcaacacctaattttacctaattttcaacattcaacattcacattttcaacataaatatttaacacatttttaaataatttttcaacagatcaaaattatttttctcactACAATTAAAAATCGTGTGTAACTTTAGTTTATCGCATATGTCGAGTGAAACAATAACATAGAAACAATAAATGTTTtggttttcaaatcaaattttaaGAATCGTTTGTtcgaatgaaaattttatattttaaatgtcaatcaAAGTTAAAATATTCATATACTAGCCATTACAATATCTTGATGGTTAAAAGATATGAAGATTTAAAAAGTAAGaataaatttatgattttaatattaataaaataaataataaaaacgcATAATTTTGAGTTCAAGAGACGAGAACGTCTAACTTCACTTCAAATTTCatgcaaataataataataataataataaataactaaCTTAGAAATGCATTTTATAGGATCATGCTCTTTTactaaaaatcataacttaTGGTAATAgtataaacaattttttaaaatcgtaTAGCAATCTCAACGACATGATTCAATTACTCTATCAGCAAAGACAATTAATGGACTCAACAATCTTTCTCAtgataattgcactccttgtaACTAACGAGAATGAAACTTATGACATTAGATCTGATACAAATTGTAACATCGAACgcttttcattttataaaaaaattatagtcggtaataaaaatacaaatcaaatatcatataagAACCCAACATAACATCTTAGTTGTTCTATCTGCAGAGACAActgtttcaatattttataaacGGATTTGATTGGTTAAAtatgtgtttattttaaagaatATCCTACTCATGTGATACcatattatgcatatttttacTGTAGAATAAAAATCAACAATGCAAACAAATCTGAGAAGAGATATGTGAGGATTTTTTTACTTGATCATTGGTTAATctaacttttataaaatattttataaaaaaatatgtatatgttatgCCAACGTGTATTCAAATAGTTTTACAGTAATAATTATATCTGACAAACTAAACaaaatttatgataataaaaatggATCAGTATAACTTTTcacaatatataattaaaataataaaaacaatttatctaaaaaaataatggataaaaattcatattttgtgGTCACTTCCCTTATGACATGGCACCAATCTTGAACAATATAACCTTATCTTCTATCATAAATCCAATCCTCCAAACacaaccaccaccaccacgCATTTTCCCTCGCATGATATCTCAGTCACATTCACTCTACTACTCCACACTCCTCTTTCCACATTCATCTGCATCAGACAATCAAGAAATAGATAAAAGTTGTAAAATAAATAGGAATATTGTGACAGAGTGGTAAATATATTCCAAGAAATGGCCTCAACTGCATGTTTCTTGAACAATCTTGCGGCACTGTCTTCTCCAGCTGCAAGAGCTTCTCCCCAGCGCAGCTCTGCGGCGAAAGCCGGCCAGGTGGTGTGTCGTTCCGCCCAGAAACAGTCAGCGGCTCAAGAAGACGGTTGCAGCGCAGCCGAGGAGGCGACCGCAGTGTCGCGTAGATTGGCTCTAACTGTGTTGATTGGTGCTGCTGCTGTGGGGTCCAAGGTTTCACCTGCGGATGCTGCTTATGGAGAATCTGGTAGATGCTACTTTCATAGGCTTGTGTCAACCATTGTCTTGTTAAGGTTGTTAGAAAGTTATATTGCCTCTAAAATATGCATACTATCGCAAGGGAAGTTTTAATGCAAAACATGTATTATAGAAGCACCTATCTCCCACATTGGGAATCACAGCAGATAAAGAttcagttcttttttttttttttttgggatcaGTAAAAGgagatatattttatttgtttggaTTTGGATAAATAATGACTTGTGGTGTTTGTTAAGAGCAGCCAATATCTTTGGAAAACCAAAGACCAACACAGAATTCACGCCTTACAAGGGGGATGGGTTCAAATTATCCATCCCCTCAAAGTGGAATCCTAGCAAAGAAGTAGAGTTTCCAGGACAGATTCTGAGATACGAGGACAACTTTGATTCCACGACCAATGTTTCTGTGATGATCACCCCTACTGACAAGAAGTCCATCACTGACTATGGACCCCCGGAAAGCTTCCTTGCTTCAGTAATTTCCCATCTCccttacatttttttaaataaataaatatatttttctaatgcTTTCCTAGCGTCTCATGCAAAAGTAAAGCTCATTCTGCTCATCTATGAACGAGTGCTCAGTTAAGTTGAAAGCATGATTTAGACGATAAGCTGAAGCTTATGTACTAGTGTATCTGCTAATTTTTCAGGTGAACTATCTTCTTGGAAAACAAGTATACTTTGGTCAAACCGACGCAGAGGTAAATCACTCGGTTTACACAGATAGATTTACACATGCAATGGCAATTTATTCAGCGCGTGTCCTCAACATTTGGTGATGTACTTTCtgattttgaacaattttcacTGTCATTTTTCAGGGAGGATTTGATTCGGGAGCAGTGGCAACTGCAAATTTGTTGGAGGCTTCAACCCCAGTGATTGGTGGAAAGCAGTTCTACTTTTTATCGATTTTGACACGAACAGCAGATGGAGATGAGGGGGGCAAACACCAGCTGATATCGGCCACGGTGTCAAATGGGAAGCTGTACATTTGCAAGTCACAGGCAGGAGACAAGAGATGGTTCAAAGGTGCCAGGAAATACGTTGAGAATGCAGTAAACTCTTTCTGTCTTGCTTAAATGGAAAGATTGAGACGTGAGTATTTTGTATGTATTTTAAGCTCAGACCCCCCTATAGTTCTGTTTGTTTCAGCCCAAAGCTGTTGATTTATGCCTAAGGATTAAGGTCCAAGTTCTGCTCCTGCACAAAAAGAATCTCTCTTTTAAATAGCTAAACCATAACACTCTCATTATTTTTACCTTCGATATACTTACCGACTTCAACGACTCACCAGTACCTGCCAACCGAAAATCAATAAATATGGTATTCGATGGTAACTTTCTCATAAAGCCCGGAATAGATCGAGCCGAAAGCAAGCGAGGATCAGTGTCCAATGTTACAAGCTGAAGGCAAACAGAGATAAATGCCTTCTACTCGACtaaaattttcctatttttcaGAAGTTATTTGGCTCTAATTCACCCTATATAGCTAAATTCCGGGTCCATAAATGAACCTGTCCTGCACGAGGAAAACCAAACCATGGTAGGCGTTCACACCTTCACATTTCAGTTCAAGTCCAACGACTCATTAATGTATTTCTttgttcattttaaattaaaataagattgatgtgaaatgaattaattgaaatttcattgcacaaaaatttcatttaaactTTATAGAGCGACAGCCAATAAACATGGTGCATAACACCATATCACAGAAGATAGCTTCCAAAATGATTTGTGGAAATATTAACTGCATGACTAaggaaaaaattgaataaaacaaAGAAAGCATTCATCAGCTGAATAAAATTAGACATATACCCAAACTTGTCTCATTTCTGAAGGCAAATTAAGAGACTACCATATTAACCTGAAAACCATATCCGTCAAGACCCTCCACGATAATCATTTCACAGCCGAAAATTTCTTG contains:
- the LOC140968933 gene encoding oxygen-evolving enhancer protein 2, chloroplastic-like, whose protein sequence is MASTACFLNNLAALSSPAARASPQRSSAAKAGQVVCRSAQKQSAAQEDGCSAAEEATAVSRRLALTVLIGAAAVGSKVSPADAAYGESANIFGKPKTNTEFTPYKGDGFKLSIPSKWNPSKEVEFPGQILRYEDNFDSTTNVSVMITPTDKKSITDYGPPESFLASVNYLLGKQVYFGQTDAEGGFDSGAVATANLLEASTPVIGGKQFYFLSILTRTADGDEGGKHQLISATVSNGKLYICKSQAGDKRWFKGARKYVENAVNSFCLA